A genome region from Pirellulales bacterium includes the following:
- the aroF gene encoding 3-deoxy-7-phosphoheptulonate synthase, which produces MKPGASAEDIEHMVQRVHKLGLRPHVIHGTERTVIAVVGDDRKTYKDSLESGPGVAEVVPILAPYKIASREVRPEPTVVRAGSLTVGGGTVGVIAGPCSVESEEQILATAKAVKAAGATALRGGAFKPRTSPYSFQGLKDEGLKLLDLARQATGLAIVTEVVATEDVDLVARQADVLQIGARNMQNYRLLEAVGKAGRPVLLKRGPSATIEELLLAAEYILDAGNQQVMLCERGIRTFETHTRFTLPLATVVYLHGKTHLPVVVDPSHGTGYTWLVPQMCAASVAAGADGLIVEVHPDPENALSDGNQSLNPEQFRQTMDTCRRVAIALGRTLGNRQ; this is translated from the coding sequence ATGAAACCAGGCGCATCGGCGGAAGATATTGAGCACATGGTCCAGCGCGTCCACAAACTGGGATTACGGCCGCATGTAATTCACGGGACCGAGAGGACCGTGATTGCCGTGGTCGGCGACGACCGCAAAACCTACAAAGATTCTCTGGAAAGCGGCCCCGGCGTGGCGGAAGTCGTGCCGATTTTGGCCCCGTACAAAATCGCCAGCCGGGAAGTGCGGCCCGAGCCTACCGTGGTGCGGGCCGGCAGTTTGACGGTCGGCGGCGGCACGGTCGGCGTGATTGCCGGGCCGTGTTCGGTGGAAAGCGAAGAGCAAATTCTCGCCACTGCCAAGGCGGTGAAGGCGGCCGGAGCCACCGCGCTGCGGGGTGGGGCATTCAAGCCGCGCACCAGTCCATACAGCTTCCAGGGTTTGAAAGACGAAGGGTTAAAGTTGCTGGATTTGGCCCGGCAAGCCACGGGTCTGGCGATTGTGACCGAAGTGGTGGCGACGGAAGACGTGGATTTAGTGGCGCGGCAGGCTGACGTGCTGCAGATCGGCGCGCGTAACATGCAAAACTATCGGCTATTGGAAGCGGTGGGAAAGGCCGGTCGTCCGGTGTTGCTGAAGCGCGGTCCCAGCGCCACGATTGAAGAACTGCTGCTGGCGGCCGAGTACATTTTAGACGCGGGCAATCAGCAAGTGATGTTGTGCGAGCGCGGCATTCGCACCTTCGAAACGCACACCCGCTTCACGCTGCCGCTGGCCACCGTGGTTTACCTGCACGGCAAAACGCACTTGCCGGTGGTGGTGGATCCCAGCCACGGCACGGGATACACCTGGCTCGTGCCGCAAATGTGCGCCGCCAGCGTGGCCGCCGGCGCGGATGGGCTGATTGTGGAAGTGCATCCCGATCCAGAAAATGCCCTATCCGACGGCAATCAATCGCTGAACCCGGAGCAGTTCCGCCAGACGATGGATACCTGCCGCCGTGTGGCAATTGCGCTGGGTCGCACGCTGGGAAATAGGCAATAA
- a CDS encoding HEAT repeat domain-containing protein yields the protein MKSVDKKIAVWLLMALIIFAAYRGHFFESDLARGKREAARMQELRQEFQKNPNNREALDEIVDYLNGNWAFTRQYAAGTLGQLGPLAKPAVPDLIRALNCGEGVVEREAAIALGTVSVGMPDAVDSLRRKVLESKTDAALFAAESLGEIGKPALVAIPDLEEAAKSPVSALAEDAQKALEKLNAVKEADEAKTK from the coding sequence ATGAAATCGGTAGATAAAAAAATTGCGGTCTGGTTGCTAATGGCCCTCATCATTTTTGCGGCGTATCGCGGGCATTTTTTTGAATCGGACCTAGCCCGAGGAAAGCGAGAAGCGGCGCGAATGCAGGAGTTGAGACAGGAATTTCAGAAGAATCCAAACAATCGAGAGGCTCTCGATGAAATTGTCGACTATTTGAACGGTAACTGGGCGTTTACTCGACAATATGCAGCCGGCACTCTTGGACAACTCGGGCCTTTGGCAAAACCCGCGGTCCCTGATTTGATTAGAGCCCTAAACTGCGGAGAAGGTGTTGTTGAGCGGGAGGCCGCTATCGCTTTAGGGACCGTTTCTGTAGGAATGCCTGATGCAGTCGATTCGCTTCGGCGGAAAGTCCTAGAATCCAAAACCGATGCCGCCCTATTCGCGGCCGAGTCGCTCGGTGAAATTGGCAAACCCGCCTTGGTGGCGATTCCCGATTTGGAAGAAGCGGCCAAGTCGCCGGTGTCCGCTCTGGCTGAAGATGCACAGAAGGCACTTGAGAAACTAAACGCAGTCAAAGAAGCGGACGAAGCAAAAACTAAATAG
- a CDS encoding acyl-CoA thioesterase → MSHPKFTPDQFRVLFDWPVQWGDQDLFGHVNNTVYFRWFESARVDYLHRLGMARLHGDEALGPILAHIGCNFRRQLQYPDTVRIGTHITHIGRTSMTIEQALWSTAQNLALAADVTSTIVLFDYNPQKPIHVPENIRRQIEELEGRKLA, encoded by the coding sequence ATGTCTCACCCCAAATTCACTCCCGATCAATTCCGCGTTCTGTTCGATTGGCCCGTCCAATGGGGCGATCAAGACCTCTTCGGCCACGTCAACAACACCGTCTATTTTCGCTGGTTCGAATCGGCCCGGGTAGATTACTTGCACCGCCTGGGCATGGCCCGGCTCCACGGGGACGAAGCATTAGGACCCATTCTGGCCCACATCGGTTGCAATTTCCGCCGCCAGTTGCAATACCCGGATACCGTGCGCATCGGCACTCACATCACGCACATCGGCCGCACCAGCATGACCATCGAGCAGGCTTTGTGGAGCACCGCCCAAAACCTGGCCCTGGCCGCCGACGTGACTTCGACCATTGTGCTGTTCGATTACAACCCTCAAAAACCGATCCATGTGCCCGAAAACATTCGCCGGCAGATTGAAGAATTGGAAGGGAGAAAATTGGCTTAG
- a CDS encoding serine protease, with protein sequence MKVKRWAGNIFFGTVAILQLWATAGHACAQEAPAGENQALRLASLWSGAPQRQTPHPAVVRVIAVDQDSMSLGSGTLVDANEDYGLVITNWHVVRDAVGPVEVVFADGFHSMARVVRTDKEWDLAALLIWKPPAVTPVTISTVPPRPGEMLTIAGYGKGDYKMQSGPCTEYLSPAPGRPAEIVELAAAARHGDSGGPIFNNRGELAGVLFGEGGGHTDGSYGGRVNQFLQRTALDLKTLQPASTEQNRATAVAANQIKSNGWVQPQAKFEGGIGSSQDDGGSIAWSNTPTTQIAMRSGSGSPTPTIDVQAGRPLALPAEPAQKMARADSMAPLKSTGFVWGDELKTFLASFGAAAMALHLLRWIAGR encoded by the coding sequence ATGAAAGTGAAGCGTTGGGCGGGAAACATCTTCTTTGGGACCGTGGCGATATTGCAATTGTGGGCCACGGCCGGACACGCATGCGCCCAGGAAGCGCCAGCGGGCGAAAACCAAGCATTGCGCTTGGCCTCGCTATGGTCGGGCGCGCCGCAGCGGCAGACGCCGCATCCGGCGGTGGTGCGCGTGATTGCGGTCGATCAGGACAGCATGTCGCTGGGTTCAGGCACGCTGGTCGACGCCAACGAAGATTACGGGCTGGTGATTACCAATTGGCACGTGGTGCGCGATGCCGTGGGACCGGTGGAAGTGGTCTTTGCCGACGGATTTCATTCCATGGCGCGAGTCGTACGGACCGACAAGGAATGGGATTTGGCGGCCTTGCTGATTTGGAAGCCGCCGGCGGTGACGCCGGTGACGATTTCCACGGTGCCGCCGCGGCCGGGCGAAATGCTGACCATCGCCGGTTACGGCAAGGGAGATTACAAAATGCAATCGGGCCCCTGCACCGAGTATTTATCGCCGGCGCCGGGAAGGCCAGCGGAAATTGTGGAACTGGCGGCCGCGGCGCGGCACGGTGATTCGGGCGGGCCAATTTTTAACAACCGGGGGGAATTGGCCGGCGTTTTGTTCGGCGAAGGGGGCGGCCATACCGACGGCAGTTATGGCGGTCGCGTGAACCAGTTTTTGCAACGTACGGCTCTTGATTTGAAGACGTTGCAGCCCGCCAGTACGGAACAAAATCGGGCCACGGCGGTGGCGGCTAATCAGATTAAATCAAACGGATGGGTTCAACCCCAAGCCAAGTTCGAGGGGGGCATCGGCTCTTCGCAGGATGATGGTGGATCGATCGCCTGGAGTAATACACCAACCACCCAAATTGCGATGCGCAGTGGATCCGGCTCCCCAACACCGACGATTGACGTACAAGCGGGACGACCGTTGGCGTTACCGGCAGAACCAGCCCAAAAGATGGCGCGGGCAGATTCGATGGCGCCACTCAAATCCACGGGATTCGTGTGGGGAGACGAACTGAAGACGTTTCTGGCCTCCTTCGGCGCGGCGGCCATGGCTTTACACTTGCTGCGCTGGATAGCAGGCAGATAA